The following proteins are encoded in a genomic region of Cyclonatronum proteinivorum:
- a CDS encoding helix-turn-helix transcriptional regulator, producing MKIIHIKNMVCPRCVEAVRQTLSGMQLKPDSVSLGKTVFSQPLQPEQLGTLEEKLKALGFELIRPEAADLPAQIRSAVIRYQQLLEEGKVNGLLSAFLGSKLHKNYSYLSEQFSRAGGQTITQYHEKLRTERAKELLELGQLSVGEIALTLGYSSSQHFSGRFREQTGYSPTAWREKGGPRKSLDAI from the coding sequence ATGAAAATCATTCACATTAAAAACATGGTTTGTCCGCGATGTGTTGAAGCGGTACGGCAAACCCTCTCAGGCATGCAGCTCAAGCCCGACTCGGTTTCCTTAGGCAAAACTGTATTCAGCCAGCCTTTGCAGCCGGAACAGCTCGGTACACTCGAAGAAAAACTGAAGGCACTGGGTTTTGAACTCATCCGGCCCGAAGCGGCAGATTTGCCCGCACAAATCAGAAGCGCTGTAATCCGCTATCAACAGTTGCTGGAAGAAGGGAAAGTGAACGGCCTGTTATCCGCATTTCTCGGCTCAAAGCTCCATAAAAATTACAGCTATCTGAGCGAGCAGTTTTCCAGGGCAGGCGGCCAAACCATCACACAGTACCACGAAAAACTGCGCACCGAGCGGGCCAAAGAACTTCTTGAGCTTGGGCAGCTATCGGTAGGAGAAATTGCGCTCACACTGGGATACAGTTCGTCTCAGCATTTCTCGGGACGCTTCAGAGAACAGACCGGCTACAGTCCCACAGCCTGGCGTGAGAAGGGCGGGCCGCGCAAATCACTGGACGCGATTTAG
- a CDS encoding heavy metal translocating P-type ATPase produces METIKTADRIRLDIKGMSCASCVTGVEKALARVEGVSEVSVNLATNQAEIVCDDDLISYESLIQAVDDAGFEAALPESGRKNGAAHRLKIKGMSCASCVAGVEKAIAKVPGTGDVSVNLATSEARFTRDGADTEAVIQAIEAAGFEAEIIRNDSVAELSASKTDQSFRRRFLIALPLALLVSVMDMGPMFIHSWHEAIHPILFEWNLAQLVLTGFIMFYAGRQFFTGAWKAIRRKSADMNVLVAVGTGAAFLFSGYATFFGREGALVEPMDVYFDTAAVIIALILLGRWMEERARDKSRDALGGLLKLTPPRAHRIDAQGEPVTITLDQVRTGDELLVKAFEQVPVDGEILSGTPSLDESMMTGESVPADKQPGDAVTGGTRNTAQSFRMKAIAVGKETALARLIEAVRRAQGSKPPIQRLVDKLSAVFVPVVIVIALITLLGWMFVEGNPAKAVVNMVAVLIIACPCALGLATPTGIMVGSGRAAEKGILIKDAVTLEEARKADVILLDKTGTLTTGEMQLTGIHTLSDFSEKELLHLAGSVEQESDHPIAQAVVRYTKSKEIKLSRAEQTETQAGTGIRGLVEGKQVQIGSVALLNETGNDAAIRTLISDWQEAGRTVLVVLIDGTIAGLLSISDEPREDAAAFVEQLKALDILPVMVTGDQEKTARYVAGKLGMEQVRFGVKPDEKAEVVKYYQQQGKHVAMVGDGINDAAALVQADLGIALSSGTDLAVSSADITIAGASLAKVVEAITLSRNVLRIIRQNLFWAFVYNSVGIPLAAFGILSPMFAALAMALSSVSVVSNSLRIRKL; encoded by the coding sequence ATGGAAACAATCAAAACAGCTGACCGCATCCGGCTTGATATCAAGGGCATGAGTTGCGCGAGCTGCGTAACCGGGGTGGAGAAAGCACTCGCGCGCGTAGAAGGCGTATCAGAAGTTAGTGTAAACCTTGCCACGAATCAGGCTGAAATTGTCTGTGATGATGACCTCATCTCTTACGAAAGCCTGATTCAGGCCGTAGATGATGCGGGCTTTGAAGCGGCGCTGCCGGAATCAGGCCGTAAGAACGGAGCCGCCCATCGTCTGAAAATCAAGGGCATGAGCTGCGCAAGCTGCGTAGCAGGGGTCGAAAAAGCCATCGCCAAAGTGCCCGGCACGGGTGATGTTTCCGTAAACCTTGCGACTTCCGAAGCCCGCTTCACCCGCGATGGTGCAGATACCGAGGCGGTCATTCAGGCCATTGAGGCCGCGGGCTTTGAAGCGGAGATCATCCGTAATGATTCTGTCGCTGAGCTTTCGGCCTCAAAAACCGATCAGAGTTTTCGCCGCCGCTTCCTGATTGCCCTCCCCCTCGCGCTGCTGGTAAGCGTGATGGATATGGGACCCATGTTCATTCACAGCTGGCACGAGGCCATTCACCCGATCCTGTTTGAGTGGAACCTTGCGCAGCTTGTGCTCACGGGCTTCATCATGTTTTATGCGGGGCGTCAGTTCTTTACCGGGGCATGGAAGGCGATCCGGCGCAAAAGCGCGGATATGAACGTGCTCGTTGCCGTCGGTACGGGGGCGGCTTTTTTGTTCAGCGGCTACGCGACTTTTTTTGGTCGCGAAGGCGCGCTGGTGGAGCCGATGGACGTGTATTTCGACACCGCGGCCGTCATTATTGCGCTGATTTTGCTGGGACGCTGGATGGAAGAGCGCGCCCGTGATAAAAGCCGCGACGCCCTGGGCGGACTCCTGAAACTAACCCCGCCCCGCGCACACCGCATTGACGCACAGGGCGAGCCGGTCACCATCACCCTGGATCAGGTACGTACCGGCGATGAGCTCCTCGTGAAAGCCTTTGAGCAGGTTCCGGTTGACGGCGAAATCCTGAGCGGCACACCCTCTCTCGACGAATCTATGATGACCGGCGAAAGCGTGCCCGCCGATAAACAGCCCGGCGATGCCGTAACCGGCGGCACCCGGAACACGGCGCAGTCCTTCCGGATGAAGGCCATCGCCGTGGGCAAAGAAACCGCCCTTGCCCGCCTCATTGAGGCTGTTCGGCGTGCACAGGGCTCCAAGCCGCCCATTCAGCGCCTTGTTGACAAGCTTTCCGCTGTATTTGTGCCGGTTGTAATTGTAATCGCCCTCATCACGCTTTTAGGTTGGATGTTTGTGGAAGGGAATCCTGCCAAAGCAGTAGTCAACATGGTTGCCGTGCTGATTATCGCCTGCCCCTGTGCGCTTGGACTCGCTACGCCAACCGGCATTATGGTCGGCTCGGGCCGGGCCGCTGAGAAGGGCATTCTCATCAAAGATGCGGTTACGCTGGAAGAAGCACGCAAGGCCGATGTCATCCTTCTCGATAAAACCGGCACCCTCACTACAGGTGAAATGCAGCTGACCGGAATCCACACGCTTTCGGATTTTTCAGAAAAGGAATTACTGCACCTGGCCGGATCTGTAGAGCAGGAATCAGACCATCCCATTGCGCAGGCAGTCGTTCGCTATACCAAATCGAAAGAAATAAAGCTTTCCCGCGCGGAGCAGACCGAAACGCAGGCCGGCACAGGCATTCGCGGACTCGTGGAAGGAAAGCAGGTGCAGATCGGATCCGTTGCACTTCTGAACGAAACCGGGAATGACGCCGCCATCCGTACCCTCATCAGCGACTGGCAGGAAGCCGGCCGCACGGTGCTGGTTGTGCTTATTGACGGTACGATTGCGGGTCTTCTCAGCATTAGTGATGAGCCCCGGGAAGACGCCGCAGCATTTGTGGAACAGCTCAAAGCGCTGGACATTCTGCCCGTCATGGTAACCGGCGATCAGGAAAAGACCGCGCGCTATGTGGCCGGAAAGCTGGGCATGGAGCAGGTCCGCTTCGGTGTAAAGCCTGACGAAAAAGCCGAAGTCGTGAAATACTATCAGCAGCAGGGCAAGCATGTAGCGATGGTCGGCGACGGCATCAACGACGCTGCAGCGCTGGTACAGGCCGATCTGGGCATCGCGCTTAGCAGCGGCACTGACCTCGCGGTTTCATCCGCTGATATCACCATTGCCGGTGCGAGTCTGGCTAAAGTAGTGGAAGCCATCACGCTTTCACGCAACGTGCTGCGGATCATACGGCAGAACCTGTTCTGGGCATTTGTGTACAACAGCGTCGGCATTCCGCTGGCCGCTTTTGGGATTCTCAGCCCGATGTTCGCTGCCCTTGCTATGGCGCTCAGCTCTGTAAGCGTGGTCAGCAACAGCCTTCGCATCCGAAAATTGTAA
- a CDS encoding heavy-metal-associated domain-containing protein — protein sequence MEDTINIRVEGMTCDGCSSRLKKQLEKHPQIQKAEVDHVNGIAMIAGEVTEAMVAEIVEATGFTYKGPDVVN from the coding sequence ATGGAAGATACAATTAATATTCGCGTGGAAGGAATGACCTGTGATGGTTGTTCCTCCCGCCTCAAAAAACAACTCGAGAAGCACCCTCAGATTCAGAAAGCCGAAGTCGATCACGTGAATGGTATCGCGATGATTGCCGGCGAAGTAACCGAAGCCATGGTTGCAGAAATTGTGGAAGCAACTGGTTTCACCTATAAAGGCCCGGATGTAGTTAACTGA
- a CDS encoding efflux RND transporter permease subunit translates to MLDRLIRFFIENRLIAVLLLLLLTGWGLATSPFNWDLGIWPRNPVAVDAIPDIGDNQQIVFTEWPGRSPQDIEDQITYPLTTQLLGLPGVRTVRSNSMFGFSAINIIFEDGVDFYWSRARILEQLSALPSALLPGDVQPTLGPAATALGQVIWYTLQGLDPDGNPAGGWDLDELRSIQDFQVKYALSSASGVAEVASIGGFVREYQVDIDPVRMRERGVTVTQIANAVRQSNLDVGARTLEMNRAEYVVRGLGYIRSLEDIENSVVTVTNNVPVLIRDVAEVSTGPAQRRGMLDLEGAEAVGGVVVARFGENPLQVIEAVKARMDEIAPGLPVRVLEDGTRSQVSIVPFYDRSELILETLGTLEQALSLQILITLIVIIAIVMHLRAALLVSALMPVAVLISFILMSWFGVEANVVALAGIAISIGTVVDMGIILTENMLRQLEEANPGESRMEVIARAAQEVSPAVVTALLTTIISFLPVFLLEAQEGRLFGPLAFTKTFVLVAALIIVLTIIPAFASWLFTRNFNSGLLRKSGSVLLVILGIAAFWVQPWAGFILLGLGITALLRTFTPELLSEKFTGLANTVIIVLGLSWLMSDSWLPLGAENSRLLNTLFLVAVIALVLLTFWGFMRGYARALRFFMYRKPLFFVLPALLLLLGGLSWLGFDRLFQAPASVAESVGWDIRSSSGWQSAAQTFPGLNREFMPRLDEGSFLLMPTTMPHAGMAEVAEMVQIMDMRVASIPEVSGVLGKIGRVESALDPAPISMFENVVNYLPEFKLDDRGRRVRFQVDREGNFVRDENGDLIPDRRGRFYRQWRDHIRSVDDIWNEVVQAATIPGVTSAPKLQPIETRIIMLQTGMRANIGIRVSGPDLQTIDDFSRELEGLVRSVDGVRAASVFADRVVGKPYLEIDLDRHALARHGLTVQQVQEVISIAIGGMPLTTTVEGRHRYDVRVRYAREYRDNPDALARVLVPAPDGSQIPLGQLADIRFVTGPMSIRSENTFLNSYVTFDAMAGFSAVEVAADVERSLQRNIRNGSLNVPAGVSFVIEGEFRNQQRAAQRLLVIIPVTLLLIFLLIYFQFRSATQTGIIFSSIALVWAGGFLMLWLWAQPWFMNFSLFGADIRALFGMGTVNLSVAVWVGFLALFGIGVDDGVVQATYLRQFFARERPQGRAAIIETAIKAGLRRVRPCLMTTATTLLALLPILTSPGRGSEIMTPMAIPLFGGVLFLLLSLFLVPILYAMVAEHRPQLFAAPSPETPQLKETDHA, encoded by the coding sequence ATGCTTGACCGACTGATTCGTTTTTTTATTGAAAACCGGCTGATTGCCGTACTCTTGTTGCTGCTGCTCACCGGCTGGGGGCTTGCAACCTCCCCCTTCAACTGGGATCTGGGTATCTGGCCCCGAAACCCGGTCGCCGTTGACGCCATCCCCGATATCGGCGACAATCAGCAGATCGTCTTTACCGAATGGCCCGGGCGCTCCCCGCAGGACATCGAAGACCAGATCACCTACCCGCTCACCACACAGCTCCTCGGCTTACCGGGCGTCCGGACTGTTCGCAGCAACTCCATGTTCGGCTTCTCGGCCATCAACATCATCTTTGAGGACGGGGTTGATTTCTACTGGAGCCGCGCGCGCATCCTCGAACAGCTCAGCGCGCTGCCCTCAGCACTTTTGCCGGGCGACGTTCAGCCTACGCTCGGACCCGCCGCAACTGCGCTGGGGCAGGTGATCTGGTACACCCTGCAGGGCCTCGACCCGGACGGCAATCCTGCCGGAGGCTGGGATTTGGATGAGCTCCGCAGCATTCAGGATTTTCAGGTGAAGTACGCCCTCTCCTCGGCCTCCGGCGTGGCAGAAGTCGCGAGCATTGGCGGCTTTGTGCGGGAGTATCAGGTGGATATCGACCCCGTGCGCATGCGGGAGCGCGGGGTAACCGTCACGCAGATTGCCAACGCCGTGCGGCAGAGCAATCTCGATGTGGGCGCCCGGACCCTCGAAATGAACCGCGCGGAGTACGTGGTGCGGGGCCTCGGTTACATCCGCAGCCTGGAGGATATCGAAAACAGCGTTGTGACCGTCACCAACAATGTGCCGGTGCTGATACGGGATGTGGCGGAAGTCAGCACAGGACCCGCGCAGCGCCGGGGGATGCTTGACCTCGAAGGGGCCGAGGCCGTCGGCGGCGTAGTCGTAGCCCGTTTCGGGGAAAACCCGCTTCAGGTGATTGAAGCCGTCAAAGCCAGAATGGATGAAATTGCGCCGGGTCTGCCTGTCCGTGTGCTGGAGGATGGCACCCGGTCGCAGGTCAGCATCGTGCCGTTTTACGACCGCAGCGAGCTCATTCTCGAAACCCTCGGTACCCTCGAACAGGCACTCAGCCTGCAAATCCTGATCACGCTCATCGTCATCATCGCGATTGTGATGCACCTGCGCGCGGCTCTGCTGGTTTCCGCGCTGATGCCGGTTGCGGTGCTCATCTCCTTCATCCTTATGAGCTGGTTCGGGGTTGAAGCCAACGTCGTAGCGCTTGCCGGTATCGCCATCTCCATCGGGACGGTGGTGGATATGGGCATCATCCTCACCGAAAACATGCTGCGGCAGCTTGAGGAGGCCAATCCCGGGGAAAGCCGGATGGAGGTCATCGCCCGTGCCGCGCAGGAAGTGAGTCCGGCCGTGGTCACCGCCCTGCTCACGACCATCATCAGCTTCCTGCCTGTATTTCTGCTGGAAGCACAGGAAGGCCGCCTGTTCGGTCCGCTGGCGTTTACCAAAACCTTTGTGCTGGTGGCGGCCCTCATCATCGTACTCACCATCATTCCTGCCTTTGCATCATGGTTGTTTACACGCAACTTTAACAGCGGTCTTCTTCGCAAATCGGGAAGCGTGCTGCTCGTCATACTTGGCATCGCGGCCTTTTGGGTGCAGCCCTGGGCTGGTTTTATCCTCCTCGGGCTGGGTATCACGGCCCTGTTGCGCACCTTCACTCCGGAGCTGTTATCCGAAAAATTCACCGGATTGGCCAACACCGTCATCATCGTGCTGGGACTTAGCTGGCTGATGTCAGACAGCTGGCTGCCCCTCGGTGCTGAAAACAGCCGTCTCCTCAACACCCTCTTTTTGGTAGCGGTGATTGCGCTGGTGCTGCTCACCTTCTGGGGCTTCATGCGCGGATATGCACGCGCGCTTCGCTTCTTTATGTACCGGAAGCCGCTTTTCTTTGTACTTCCTGCCCTTTTGCTTCTGCTGGGCGGACTCTCCTGGCTCGGCTTCGACCGGTTGTTTCAGGCACCGGCAAGTGTGGCGGAGTCCGTTGGCTGGGATATCCGGAGCAGTAGCGGCTGGCAGTCGGCAGCGCAGACGTTTCCGGGACTGAACCGCGAGTTCATGCCGCGTCTCGATGAAGGCTCCTTCCTGCTTATGCCCACAACCATGCCGCATGCCGGTATGGCCGAAGTCGCGGAAATGGTGCAGATAATGGACATGCGCGTCGCCTCCATTCCGGAGGTCTCAGGCGTGCTGGGCAAAATCGGGCGGGTGGAGTCGGCCCTTGATCCGGCCCCGATTTCCATGTTTGAAAATGTGGTGAACTACCTGCCGGAGTTTAAGCTCGATGACCGCGGCAGGCGCGTGCGCTTTCAGGTTGACCGCGAAGGAAACTTTGTGCGGGATGAAAACGGCGACCTCATCCCCGACCGCCGCGGACGCTTCTACCGGCAATGGCGCGATCACATCCGTTCGGTGGATGACATCTGGAACGAAGTCGTGCAGGCTGCAACCATTCCTGGCGTAACTTCTGCCCCGAAACTGCAGCCCATCGAAACCCGCATCATCATGCTGCAAACCGGCATGCGCGCCAACATCGGCATTCGCGTGAGCGGGCCGGACCTGCAAACGATAGATGATTTTTCCCGCGAACTTGAAGGGCTCGTCAGGAGTGTGGACGGTGTTCGTGCCGCATCGGTTTTCGCGGACCGGGTGGTCGGAAAGCCCTACCTCGAAATTGATCTTGACCGACACGCCCTCGCGCGGCACGGACTGACCGTACAGCAGGTGCAGGAAGTCATCTCCATCGCCATCGGCGGGATGCCGCTCACGACAACCGTGGAAGGCCGTCACCGCTACGATGTTCGGGTCCGTTACGCCCGTGAGTACCGCGACAATCCCGACGCTCTTGCACGGGTGCTGGTGCCCGCGCCCGACGGCAGTCAGATCCCGCTGGGACAGCTCGCCGACATCCGCTTCGTGACCGGTCCGATGAGTATCCGGAGTGAAAACACCTTCCTGAACAGCTACGTCACCTTCGATGCCATGGCAGGCTTTTCGGCGGTTGAAGTGGCCGCCGATGTGGAGCGAAGCCTGCAGCGCAACATCCGCAACGGCAGCCTGAATGTGCCCGCAGGCGTCAGTTTCGTGATTGAAGGCGAGTTCCGGAATCAGCAGCGGGCCGCTCAGCGGCTGCTGGTAATCATACCGGTGACCCTGCTGCTCATCTTCCTGCTCATTTATTTTCAGTTCCGTTCTGCCACGCAAACGGGCATCATTTTCAGCAGCATTGCGCTGGTCTGGGCAGGAGGGTTTCTCATGCTCTGGCTCTGGGCGCAGCCCTGGTTTATGAACTTCAGCCTGTTTGGGGCGGACATCCGGGCGCTGTTCGGCATGGGAACCGTGAACCTGAGCGTGGCGGTCTGGGTCGGCTTCCTCGCCCTGTTCGGCATTGGCGTGGATGACGGCGTGGTGCAGGCGACCTACCTGCGGCAATTTTTTGCGCGGGAGCGTCCGCAGGGCCGGGCCGCCATCATCGAAACCGCCATCAAAGCGGGCCTGCGCCGGGTGCGTCCCTGCCTGATGACGACCGCGACAACCCTGCTCGCACTGCTGCCCATTCTCACCTCACCGGGACGTGGCTCCGAAATCATGACGCCCATGGCCATCCCGCTGTTCGGGGGCGTGCTCTTCCTGCTGCTCTCACTCTTTCTCGTGCCCATCCTCTACGCGATGGTTGCCGAACACCGGCCACAGCTTTTCGCGGCCCCTTCCCCCGAAACCCCACAACTGAAGGAAACTGACCATGCGTAA
- a CDS encoding TolC family protein, which yields MRKSANVNIKNNRHKLRKGRMFFCRMMMSFLLLSGLLAAGQLTSVQAQIAAPGVPAELEALMLEALGFSPVLAVNQAQIEAQQAREQEVRSLPDPEINLGYFLNPAESSTVPGRFTLSAMQMFPWFGYYTAAQQQQRELSGAEEQRYFETALGLILEVQLAWLDLAENRYRQDLLQEEVALLEELESWLAARHESGLARQSERIALRMERSRLRTQLQNLEEARHPMYVRLNSLLSRDPDSELTLTVEVPERELPAAWEHITRNLAENRPELQLYVQQSRALKQAAEQNRLMGMPEFGLGFEVMGRDYGTMNMMPSMNESFFLMASVRVPLWRGKYDGRRDAIEAGRRATEYSREAALLRIRSEAEKQLNTWREARREMALYDEELLTGFSQLYSLELESYAASDTGFRELLQLRREWLDARQSRLQAWFRAERELARIERETGAWLPLVRDLR from the coding sequence ATGCGTAAATCAGCCAACGTCAACATCAAAAACAACCGGCATAAGCTGCGTAAAGGCAGGATGTTTTTTTGCAGGATGATGATGAGCTTCCTGCTCCTGTCCGGGCTTCTTGCTGCGGGTCAGCTAACGTCGGTTCAGGCGCAGATTGCAGCGCCCGGCGTCCCTGCCGAGCTTGAGGCGCTCATGCTCGAAGCCCTCGGGTTTAGTCCGGTGCTGGCCGTGAATCAGGCACAGATTGAAGCGCAGCAGGCGCGTGAACAGGAAGTCCGCTCCCTGCCCGATCCCGAGATTAACCTGGGCTATTTCCTCAATCCCGCCGAAAGCAGCACTGTACCGGGGCGCTTCACGCTTTCAGCCATGCAGATGTTTCCGTGGTTTGGCTACTACACGGCAGCGCAACAGCAGCAGCGTGAACTGAGCGGCGCAGAAGAACAACGCTATTTCGAAACCGCACTGGGCCTGATCCTCGAGGTGCAGCTTGCCTGGCTTGACCTTGCAGAGAACCGCTACCGGCAAGATTTGCTACAGGAAGAAGTCGCCCTGCTGGAAGAGCTTGAATCCTGGCTGGCAGCCCGGCATGAAAGCGGTCTTGCCCGGCAGTCCGAGCGTATCGCGCTGCGTATGGAGCGCAGCCGGCTTCGGACGCAGCTTCAAAATCTTGAAGAAGCCCGTCATCCGATGTATGTCCGGCTCAACAGCCTGCTCAGCCGTGACCCGGATAGCGAACTGACGCTCACAGTTGAAGTGCCGGAGCGGGAACTTCCTGCGGCTTGGGAGCACATCACCCGAAACCTTGCGGAGAACCGGCCGGAACTGCAGCTGTATGTGCAGCAAAGCCGGGCGCTAAAGCAGGCCGCAGAGCAAAACCGGCTGATGGGCATGCCCGAATTTGGTCTGGGTTTTGAAGTGATGGGCCGCGATTACGGCACCATGAACATGATGCCGTCCATGAACGAATCCTTCTTTCTGATGGCAAGCGTGCGGGTACCACTGTGGCGTGGCAAGTATGACGGCCGCCGCGACGCCATTGAAGCCGGGAGGCGGGCAACCGAATACAGCCGTGAGGCGGCCCTGCTGCGCATCCGCTCTGAGGCGGAGAAGCAGCTCAATACCTGGCGGGAAGCCCGTCGGGAGATGGCGCTCTACGACGAGGAGCTTCTCACCGGTTTTTCGCAGCTGTACAGCCTGGAACTCGAGAGCTATGCGGCATCAGATACCGGGTTCCGTGAGCTGCTGCAGCTCCGCCGGGAATGGCTGGATGCCCGGCAGTCGCGGCTGCAGGCATGGTTCAGGGCCGAACGCGAACTCGCCCGTATCGAGCGCGAAACCGGCGCATGGCTTCCGCTTGTCCGGGATCTGCGCTAA
- a CDS encoding efflux RND transporter periplasmic adaptor subunit → MEWNKKTLLLLSAVLVTGVFLGWLLFGGSHGDHNGHAHVHHDHAHNHDHANGEEAGEETIWTCSMHPAIREDQFGLCPICAMDLIPASADDGGDFELSMSEAAVHLAGIRTTEVMLAQPVRELRLPGRVVPDERRLHRLSAHFPGRITYLRTTETGAQINRGDLIARVYAPELVSAQQELLEAKRLEAQHPELLRAARARLLQWEISESQIDAILESGSVRQELEIFAPVSGILMRRNVEQGAYVSQGTVLLELADLSRVWLRFEAWEEDLGWLRTGTEVTFSTRSQPGREHRAVVTFIDPLVDAATRTAGVRAEMANADGALRPGQLLTGTLRVTQSEAALMVPASAVMWTGPRSVVFVEDTDAETPRFESREVTLGKRAGDFFVIEDGLEAGERVVFSGAFKLDSAFQLADRFSMMNRGPGLQPVRQGHGDHAEVRRFRDVPEAFRLSLTQLTRSYLEGKEAYVESDFTGSVRAFETFQQQLQETERAQLPADMVHTWRQLWRTLDAHVNLLLAAGDIEEGRAQFRHLSDGMVEAVRRFGVEGVVYHQYCPMAFNDEGGHWLSAEEPIMNPYLPEIMLMCGDVIARIE, encoded by the coding sequence ATGGAATGGAATAAAAAAACTTTGCTGCTGCTCAGCGCTGTGCTAGTTACCGGCGTATTTTTGGGATGGCTGCTGTTTGGCGGCAGTCATGGAGATCACAACGGACATGCGCATGTACATCACGATCATGCGCACAATCACGACCATGCAAACGGGGAGGAGGCCGGGGAAGAAACGATCTGGACCTGCTCCATGCACCCGGCCATCCGTGAAGATCAGTTTGGCCTGTGTCCGATCTGCGCCATGGACCTGATTCCCGCCTCTGCCGATGACGGCGGCGATTTCGAACTCTCGATGAGCGAGGCCGCCGTTCATCTCGCCGGAATCCGCACCACGGAAGTGATGCTGGCACAGCCGGTGCGAGAGCTGCGGCTGCCCGGTCGCGTGGTTCCGGATGAACGGCGCCTGCACCGCCTGAGCGCGCATTTCCCGGGGCGCATCACCTACCTGCGGACTACAGAAACCGGTGCACAAATCAACCGCGGCGACCTGATCGCACGGGTCTATGCCCCTGAGCTTGTAAGTGCACAGCAGGAGCTGCTTGAAGCCAAACGCCTGGAAGCACAGCATCCCGAACTGCTGCGCGCGGCAAGGGCGCGGCTGCTGCAGTGGGAAATCTCCGAGAGCCAAATCGACGCCATTCTCGAAAGCGGCAGCGTGCGGCAGGAGCTCGAAATCTTCGCGCCGGTCAGCGGTATTTTGATGCGCCGCAATGTGGAGCAGGGTGCTTACGTCAGTCAGGGAACCGTCCTGCTTGAGCTCGCCGATCTCTCCCGCGTCTGGCTGCGCTTCGAAGCCTGGGAAGAAGACCTCGGCTGGCTGCGTACCGGCACTGAAGTCACCTTCAGCACGCGCTCGCAGCCCGGTCGCGAACACCGCGCGGTCGTTACCTTTATTGATCCGCTCGTTGATGCCGCGACCCGCACAGCCGGGGTCCGGGCCGAAATGGCCAACGCGGACGGCGCCCTTCGCCCCGGTCAGCTGCTTACCGGCACGCTGCGCGTAACGCAGTCTGAGGCGGCCCTCATGGTGCCCGCAAGCGCCGTGATGTGGACCGGTCCGCGCTCGGTCGTTTTTGTGGAAGATACCGATGCCGAAACCCCGCGCTTTGAAAGCCGCGAAGTAACCCTCGGCAAGCGCGCCGGTGATTTCTTTGTGATTGAAGACGGTCTTGAAGCCGGTGAGCGCGTTGTGTTCAGCGGCGCGTTTAAACTCGACAGCGCCTTTCAGCTGGCCGACCGCTTCAGCATGATGAACCGCGGTCCGGGCCTGCAGCCCGTGCGTCAGGGGCACGGCGACCATGCCGAAGTACGCCGCTTCCGGGATGTGCCCGAAGCCTTCCGCTTGTCGCTCACGCAGCTCACCCGCAGCTACCTCGAAGGCAAAGAAGCCTACGTCGAGTCAGACTTTACCGGCTCAGTGCGGGCCTTCGAAACCTTTCAGCAGCAGCTTCAGGAAACCGAACGCGCGCAGCTTCCGGCAGATATGGTGCATACCTGGCGGCAGCTCTGGCGTACCCTCGATGCGCATGTTAACCTGCTGCTCGCCGCCGGCGATATCGAAGAAGGCCGTGCACAGTTCCGGCACCTCTCCGACGGCATGGTCGAAGCCGTCCGGCGTTTCGGCGTCGAAGGGGTCGTGTACCATCAGTACTGCCCTATGGCCTTCAACGACGAAGGCGGACACTGGCTCAGCGCCGAGGAGCCCATCATGAACCCCTACCTCCCCGAAATTATGCTCATGTGCGGGGATGTGATTGCGCGTATTGAGTAG